A window from Drosophila miranda strain MSH22 chromosome Y unlocalized genomic scaffold, D.miranda_PacBio2.1 Contig_Y2_pilon, whole genome shotgun sequence encodes these proteins:
- the LOC117192397 gene encoding muscle M-line assembly protein unc-89-like isoform X2 gives MGETDGDIEPRASAEPDAPAAQDTLQVPTQKKRKLKSPTPGSLRGRSSTPIHGRSQTPFTLYMTRRSATPSTWRSITPFLNREKKEKTPFELGRDIKSQTTCNIAVFDRALGMDISEPLDVQKPVRYITSDLSVIDRAAVMDVSNVEVIYVVEEYEEFDEEEILEEVKPKKKEKKARKPRVARKSVDMTSDSEDIVDGLDDREDSLDLDDDEPVKKGKKKAPPKKKEKSPSPKLSLKLEIGGAQKASKKMFEQQQQAGPKPPPKKSKMVLQMEEQAKAAAKAAEEEANRAKPKGETFEERQKRLQAEKEEQERLEAEQRALEEAEEEEEPPEEGEDGTEAGYGDEENEYLDENGEENPEDLAEEEEDVVVDLKKEKRRGSDSSDDFVRPDPHEEERWQRIAAIEGEEFMQQMRKYSMAKRISEKERDADWQNRREQGRRPKFINFLSDRTVECGQSVRLACAVDGPELSAKWFKDRRQLERDGCHRISNNNNILVLEVLNTNILDSGEYSCVISNQNDEVISSCIVTVYEVFKDEPKPPTIQYIKEYYHLRDDELTIECHVHGVPRPVITWWRGAFQVKPSYKFTMLEEAHGVCKLLIYKPGNKDGGIYTLKAINSIGEVQINHTVEVAKNLHYHVPGIFHARDRIQLDSLKHAKRQMDTALKSMAESDQRRAEAEQARLRPVRPSPEPLVPAKQKLSFATQLRDRMALEGSTIKFVATVIGPSPSTRWMKDDKWVVVGGNIKNLSEEGKAILAIENATTADSGVYKCVAKNELSEIETSCYFKVYAAQTDGDESEPIFALPLRDVYHASQNDLIIDTKVRCNPRPVITWTKDQIPVVLDDRVVQIEHLDGICELIINKPTVNDNGIYVCSAQNKLGSQSTTHTVVVDTHSSRRSSILSTLAMQDGAKEGEAAEGGGKAKSRPKKKKDDEEEAGGGGGGDGGYERRSRMPDPSPKQMLYFTVNLSNRYVAEGSKVKLQAVIGGPEPTLKWQKDDQNVSYGPRIRNMNRNGLAVLEFVNASTEDSGTYTITAQNEHCKITTSAVLHVYEAKVNTDVQPVFIRSLKDTYHLNTNELILETAVRGQPTPEVQWFKDSIEIQSGGRFQLIEHQDGSCELHIDRPDNKDSGKYVVKAESRAGKMEISHYVLFESMAHHIADNIHGVFHADKNLLRAKEEKEKPSEDCRKPAPAAAAPEAESEAETEEGKGKRRGHKADDDEGVSSAYASDYASDSGSISSKRREKNIVIHFSTSMRDRVVAEGSKVKISCFLDAKEPQVKWFKDGEQLVNGPKIRGRYSEGLCLLEITSATAEDNGEFKCWGRDETGEASTSCRLEVFEDAGTGDVPPTFTRNIKDTLHGKINELQLDVHVRGLPTPSVTWVKDGVKIENSDKYQQVDHDDGTCELFISSPKPSDSGKYVCQAENREGKTEIVHMVTVEKRVRAPRISPPREGRPPRPAGEGDEPAAGEEGEVGADGEPRRRKPKPDEEEVTSSRREVPMPPDLRKRLYFRNYLSNRTVKSGSNVKWMVNIDGPEPSAKWFHGDQPIAFGPKSKLSMQDGIAWLNLVGVTEEDAGEYTLRVRGSDNEIVSTCNLFVYSTGKEEIIPPTFVVGIKDTYSLNENELVLDCRVRGQPRPDITWMKGNEILSSDEKYQLTDQADGDAKLVIVSPTEKDSGVSSCVARNEGAENKMSHQVDFKGRERYTQEKTSGFYHRDPNKPHFLTPLGNQTVCDGGTVAISAEFMQTTTPLEVKWLRDRQVVEGPNVQALADRGVYTLTIMKATSEVEGTYTCRASNAYGRTESHANVDVAVGAEKDERPPLFLSRPDTEMKIAVGDPFSFAFRIAGEPKPKLTFMKGTKDITQSDRVSKEVSDDYTRFTVQQAQISDSGTYFVVARNNFGTDRIFVTVTIKIPKKKE, from the exons ATGGGAGAAACGGATGGAGATATCGAGCCACGGGCATCTGCCGAACCAGATGCGCCAGCAGCCCAGGACACCTTGCAGGTGCCAACGCAAAAAAAGCGAAAACTCAAATCACCAACTCCGGGAAGCTTACGCGGACGCAGCTCCACGCCGATACACGGCCGGAGTCAGACACCGTTCACCCTCTATATGACCCGACGCAGTGCCACGCCCTCGACGTGGCGCAGCATTACACCGTTCCTGAATCGcgagaagaaggagaagactcCTTTTGAATTGGGGCGGGACATAAAGAGCCAGACCACGTGCAACATTGCCGTTTTCGATCGCGCCCTCGGCATGGATATCTCCGAGCCGTTGGATGTGCAGAAGCCCGTGCGTTACATAACATCTGACTTGTCGGTAATCGATCGCGCTGCCGTAATGGATGTGTCGAACGTTGAGGTTATCTACGTCGTGGAAGAGTACGAAGAGTTCGATGAGGAGGAGATCCTCGAGGAGGTGAAGCccaagaagaaggagaagaaggcCAGGAAGCCCCGTGTCGCGCGCAAGTCCGTCGACATGACATCGGACAGCGAAGATATTGTTGACGGCCTCGATGATCGGGAGGACAGTTTGGATCTCGACGATGACGAGCCCGTCAAGAAGGGCAAGAAGAAGGCTCCTCccaagaagaaggagaagTCACCCAGTCCAAAATTGAGCTTGAAACTAGAGATTGGCGGCGCCCAGAAGGCTAGCAAGAAGATGttcgagcagcagcagcaggcgggaCCCAAGCCACCGCCAAAGAAGAGCAAAATGGTGCTCCAAATGGAGGAGCAGGCCAAGGCGGCTGCCAAGGCCGCCGAAGAGGAGGCCAACCGGGCGAAGCCTAAGGGCGAGACCTTCGAGGAGCGGCAGAAACGTCTGCAGGCCgagaaggaggagcaggaaCGCCTGGAGGCCGAGCAGCGGGCACTGGAGGAGGccgaggaggaagaggagccACCAGAGGAGGGCGAAGATGGCACCGAGGCTGGCTACGGAGACGAGGAAAACGAATACCTCGACGAGAATGGTGAAGAAAATCCCGAAGATCTCGCCGAAGAAGAGGAGGACGTAGTGGTCGACTTGAAGAAAGAGAAACGTCGTGGCAGCGACTCCTCCGATGACTTCGTTCGTCCCGATCCCCACGAGGAGGAGCGCTGGCAGCGCATCGCCGCCATCGAGGGCGAGGAGTTCATGCAGCAGATGCGCAAGTACAGCATGGCCAAGCGCATCAGCGAAAAGGAGCGCGACGCCGACTGGCAGAATCGCCGGGAGCAGGGTCGCCGGCCCAAGTTTATAAATTTCCTCTCTGATCGCACGGTCGAGTGCGGCCAGAGTGTGCGCCTGGCCTGTGCCGTTGATGGCCCCGAGCTATCAGCCAAGTGGTTCAAGGACCGCCGGCAGCTTGAGCGCGATGGTTGCCATCGCATCTCGAACAACAACAATATCCTTGTCCTGGAGGTGCTCAACACAAACATCCTGGACTCTGGCGAGTATTCGTGCGTGATTTCGAACCAGAACGACGAGGTGATCTCCTCGTGCATTGTCACCGTCTACGAGGTGTTTAAGGATGAACCGAAACCACCCACCATTCAGTATATCAAAG AGTACTATCATTTGCGCGACGATGAGCTGACCATCGAGTGCCACGTCCATGGTGTGCCCCGACCGGTCATCACATGGTGGCGCGGTGCCTTCCAGGTGAAGCCTAGCTACAAGTTCACCATGCTGGAGGAGGCGCACGGTGTCTGCAAGCTGCTGATCTATAAGCCCGGCAACAAGGACGGCGGTATCTACACTCTGAAGGCTATCAATTCCATCGGCGAGGTTCAGATCAATCACACTGTGGAGGTGGCCAAGAATCTGCACTACCATGTCCCGGGCATCTTCCATGCCCGCGACAGGATCCAGCTGGACAGCTTGAAGCATGCCAAGAGGCAAATGGATACGGCCCTCAAGTCCATGGCCGAGTCGGATCAGAGGCGTGCCGAGGCCGAACAGGCGCGCCTCCGACCAGTGCGTCCCTCCCCAGAGCCACTGGTCCCTGCTAAGCAGAAgctctcgtttgccactcagcTTCGTGATCGCATGGCTCTTGAGGGGTCCACCATTAAGTTTGTGGCCACTGTCATTGGACCCTCGCCCAGCACCCGCTGGATGAAGGACGACAAGTGGGTGGTGGTTGGTGGCAACATCAAGAACCTGTCGGAGGAGGGCAAAGCAATTCTAGCGATCGAGAATGCCACCACTGCCGACTCGGGCGTCTACAAGTGCGTGGCCAAGAACGAACTCAGCGAAATCGAAACCTCTTGCTACTTTAAAGTGTATGCGGCACAGACCGATGGCGACGAGTCGGAGCCCATATTCGCCCTGCCCCTGCGAG ATGTATATCATGCCTCGCAGAACGATTTAATTATCGATACGAAGGTGCGCTGCAATCCCCGACCCGTCATTACGTGGACCAAAGACCAGATACCCGTGGTGCTCGACGATCGGGTGGTGCAGATCGAGCACTTGGACGGCATCTGTGAGCTGATCATCAACAAGCCGACCGTCAATGACAACGGAATCTATGTCTGCAGTGCCCAGAACAAGTTGGGCAGTCAGTCGACCACCCACACGGTCGTCGTCGACACACACTCATCGCGTCGATCGAGTATTCTCTCCACTTTGGCCATGCAGGACGGTGCAAAGGAGGGCGAAGCCGCGGAGGGTGGTGGCAAGGCCAAGAGCAGGccgaagaagaagaaggacgatgaggaggaggccggcggcggtggcggcggggATGGTGGCTACGAGCGACGCAGCCGCATGCCGGACCCTTCGCCCAAGCAAATGCTCTACTTCACGGTCAATCTGTCCAATCGGTATGTAGCCGAGGGCTCCAAGGTCAAGTTGCAGGCTGTAATTGGAGGTCCGGAGCCGACACTTAAATGGCAGAAGGACGACCAGAATGTCTCCTACGGACCGCGCATTCGCAACATGAATCGTAATGGCCTGGCGGTCCTGGAGTTTGTCAACGCCTCAACAGAGGACTCTGGCACCTACACGATCACTGCCCAAAACGAGCACTGCAAGATCACAACCTCGGCCGTGCTGCATGTCTACGAGGCGAAGGTCAACACCGATGTCCAGCCCGTGTTCATACGTTCGCTAAAAG ACACCTATCATCTGAACACCAATGAGCTGATTCTGGAGACGGCGGTGCGAGGACAGCCCACACCGGAGGTGCAGTGGTTTAAGGACAGCATTGAGATCCAGAGCGGCGGTCGCTTCCAGCTTATCGAGCATCAGGATGGCTCCTGCGAGCTCCACATCGATCGTCCGGACAACAAGGACTCGGGCAAATATGTCGTTAAGGCCGAAAGTCGGGCCGGCAAAATGGAGATCTCGCATTACGTTTTGTTCGAGAGCATGGCTCATCATATTGCGGACAACATCCATGGCGTGTTCCATGCTGACAAGAATCTTCTGCGTGCcaaggaggagaaggagaagcccTCGGAGGACTGCAGGAAGCCAGCTCCAGCGGCGGCCGCACCCGAAGCCGAGTCTGAGGCTGAGACCGAGGAGGGCAAGGGCAAGCGACGTGGCCACAAGGCGGACGATGATGAGGGAGTTTCATCGGCCTATGCCTCCGACTATGCCTCGGACTCGGGCAGTATTTCGAGCAAGCGGCGCGAGAAGAACATCGTAATCCACTTCAGCACCTCCATGAGGGATCGCGTTGTGGCCGAGGGATCCAAGGTGAAGATATCCTGTTTCCTGGACGCCAAGGAGCCACAAGTCAAGTGGTTCAAAGACGGAGAGCAATTGGTGAATGGACCCAAGATCAGGGGCCGCTATAGCGAGGGACTGTGCCTTCTGGAAATCACGAGCGCCACGGCGGAGGACAATGGCGAGTTCAAGTGCTGGGGACGCGATGAAACCGGCGAAGCGTCCACCTCGTGCCGCCTGGAGGTCTTCGAGGATGCGGGCACCGGCGACGTTCCGCCCACATTCACGCGCAACATCAAGGACACGCTGCACGGCAAGATCAACGAACTGCAGCTTGACGTGCATGTGCGCGGTCTGCCCACGCCCTCGGTCACATGGGTGAAGGATGGCGTGAAGATCGAGAACAGCGACAAGTACCAGCAGGTGGACCACGATGATGGCACCTGCGAGCTCTTCATCAGTAGCCCGAAGCCCTCGGACAGCGGCAAGTACGTTTGCCAGGCCGAGAACCGCGAGGGCAAGACGGAAATCGTTCACATGGTCACCGTGGAGAAGCGTGTGAGGGCTCCACGCATCTCGCCGCCCAGGGAGGGCAGGCCGCCCCGTCCTGCTGGCGAGGGCGACGAGCCAGCCGCCGGCGAGGAGGGAGAAGTTGGAGCCGACGGTGAGCCGAGACGCAGGAAGCCCAAGCCCGACGAAGAGGAGGTGACAAGCTCGAGGCGCGAGGTACCCATGCCACCAGATCTAAGGAAGCGTCTCTACTTCCGCAACTACCTCTCGAATCGCACCGTCAAGTCGGGCAGTAACGTCAAGTGGATGGTGAACATCGACGGACCGGAGCCAAGTGCCAAGTGGTTCCACGGCGACCAGCCGATTGCCTTCGGCCCCAAGAGCAAGTTGTCCATGCAGGACGGCATTGCCTGGCTGAATCTGGTGGGTGTGACCGAGGAGGATGCCGGCGAGTATACGCTGAGGGTGAGGGGATCTGACAACGAAATCGTGAGCACTTGCAACCTGTTCGTTTACAGCACGGGAAAAGAAGAGATAATCCCACCCACCTTTGTGGTGGGCATCAAAG ACACATATTCTCTCAACGAGAATGAGTTAGTTCTGGATTGTCGCGTACGTGGCCAGCCCCGCCCCGATATTACGTGGATGAAGGGGAACGAGATCCTTAGCAGCGATGAGAAGTACCAGTTAACCGATCAGGCCGATGGGGATGCCAAGCTGGTCATTGTCAGCCCCACCGAGAAGGACTCTGGCGTCTCCTCGTGCGTGGCCCGCAACGAGGGTGCCGAGAACAAGATGTCTCATCAAGTGGACTTTAAGGGACGTGAACGGTACACACAGGAGAAGACTTCCGGCTTCTACCATCGTGACCCCAATAAGCCGCACTTCCTCACGCCGCTCGGCAATCAGACAGTCTGCGATGGCGGTACTGTAGCCATTTCGGCCGAGTTCATGCAGACAACCACGCCCCTCGAGGTGAAATGGTTGCGAGACCGCCAGGTCGTCGAAGGTCCCAATGTCCAGGCCCTGGCCGATCGCGGTGTCTACACGCTGACCATCATGAAAGCCACGTCAGAGGTTGAGGGCACCTACACCTGCCGCGCCTCGAACGCCTACGGACGGACCGAGTCGCATGCCAATGTCGATGTGGCTGTTGGTGCCGAAAAGGACGAACGGCCACCGCTGTTCCTATCTCGCCCAGATACCGAAATGAAGATCGCTGTGGGTGATCCCTTCTCGTTTGCCTTCCGTATTGCCGGCGAACCGAAACCAAAGC TCACGTTCATGAAGGGCACCAAGGACATCACCCAATCGGATCGGGTCAGCAAAGAGGTATCCGATGACTATACCAGATTCACAGTGCAGCAGGCCCAAATCTCCGACTCGGGCACCTATTTCGTTGTGGCACGTAACAACTTTGGCACGGACAGGATATTTGTTACCGTCACG ATTAAAATCCCCAAAAAGAAAGAATAA